The following proteins are co-located in the Leptotrichia trevisanii DSM 22070 genome:
- the gyrA gene encoding DNA gyrase subunit A, giving the protein MSDDFRDDDEREEEITEMDENDDREIIVEGLPKTTDLSNESNVYIEDEIKAAYLDYSMSVIVSRALPDVRDGLKPVHRRILFSMSEMGMSHKTPFKKSARIVGDVLGKYHPHGDSSVYGAMVRMAQDFNMRYELIDGHGNFGSIDGDEAAAMRYTEARMAKITEELLADIGKDTIDYRKNFDESLDEPVVLPAKLPNLLLNGANGIAVGMATNIPPHNLGEVVDGIIALIDNPEISIDELITYIKGPDFPTGGIINGKQGIYDAYRTGRGKLRVAGRVEVETSKTGKESIIVTELPYQVNKARLIEKIADLVRQKKITGISDLRDETDRDGIRIVIELKKGEESELILNSLYKFTDLQNTFGVIMLALVDNSPRVLNLKQVLQKYLEHRFEVITRRTEFELKKAKNRAHILEGFKIALDNIEEVIRIIRASKDANVARAELIAKFGFSEIQAKAILDMRLQRLTGLERDKINQEYNELMLLIEELTGILSDDSKIYGIIKEEALKLKDDFGDERRTEIRNARAEISIEDLIKDEEVVVTLTEKGYVKRVAIDTYRSQKRGGIGVNATNTIEDDVVKDMYIAKTLDTLLIFTTKGKVFSIKVYEIPETGKQARGKLIGNIINLDDDEKVSTIIKVREFEKDKNLFFVTRNGVVKKSELTLFDNIKKAGKRAIKLNDDDEVMYIGLTSGTGEDEVFAATRNGIAIRFSEKDVRSMGTGATGVRGITLRDKDRIVGAAVVNSEMNNDEMRILTITEEGYGKRTKLSEYRLTSRGGKGIINAKLNDKTGKIVDVKIVKENDEIMLITSEGTLIRTSVNNVSVIGRSASGVRIMKVRNNEKIASVVKITEEPELSGDEQ; this is encoded by the coding sequence ATGTCAGACGATTTTAGAGATGACGATGAAAGAGAAGAAGAGATAACGGAAATGGATGAGAACGATGATAGGGAAATCATTGTGGAAGGATTGCCTAAGACTACGGATTTATCAAATGAATCTAATGTTTATATTGAGGATGAGATAAAGGCGGCTTATTTGGATTATTCGATGAGTGTAATTGTGAGCCGTGCTTTACCAGATGTGCGAGATGGATTAAAGCCTGTACATAGAAGAATTTTATTTTCCATGAGTGAAATGGGGATGAGCCACAAGACTCCGTTTAAAAAATCGGCAAGGATTGTCGGGGATGTATTGGGGAAATACCATCCGCATGGAGATTCATCAGTTTATGGTGCAATGGTTAGAATGGCACAGGACTTTAATATGAGATATGAACTTATCGACGGACATGGAAACTTTGGTTCGATTGATGGGGATGAAGCGGCGGCAATGCGGTATACGGAAGCTAGAATGGCTAAAATTACTGAAGAATTGCTTGCGGATATTGGAAAAGATACGATTGATTACAGAAAGAACTTTGATGAAAGTTTGGATGAGCCAGTTGTATTGCCTGCAAAACTTCCTAATTTGCTACTAAATGGGGCAAATGGAATTGCAGTTGGAATGGCTACAAATATTCCTCCACATAATTTAGGGGAAGTAGTTGACGGAATTATCGCATTGATTGATAATCCTGAAATTTCGATTGATGAACTGATTACATATATAAAAGGGCCGGATTTTCCAACTGGCGGTATAATTAACGGGAAACAGGGAATTTATGATGCTTATAGAACTGGACGTGGAAAACTGCGGGTTGCAGGACGTGTGGAAGTTGAAACTTCAAAAACTGGAAAAGAGTCGATTATTGTTACAGAATTACCATATCAGGTAAATAAAGCTAGACTTATTGAAAAAATTGCAGATTTGGTAAGACAGAAGAAAATTACGGGAATATCTGACTTGAGGGATGAAACTGACAGGGACGGTATCAGAATTGTAATTGAACTGAAAAAAGGTGAAGAAAGTGAATTAATTCTGAACAGCCTTTATAAATTTACTGATTTGCAGAATACATTTGGTGTAATTATGCTTGCGCTTGTGGATAATTCACCAAGAGTGTTAAACTTAAAGCAGGTTCTTCAGAAATATCTGGAACATAGATTTGAAGTAATTACAAGAAGAACTGAATTTGAGCTGAAAAAGGCTAAAAATAGAGCTCACATCTTGGAAGGATTCAAAATTGCACTTGATAATATTGAGGAAGTAATTAGAATTATAAGAGCTTCAAAGGATGCAAATGTTGCACGTGCTGAATTAATTGCAAAATTTGGATTCTCGGAAATTCAGGCAAAAGCTATTCTGGATATGAGATTACAGAGGCTTACTGGACTTGAAAGAGATAAGATTAATCAGGAATACAACGAACTTATGTTATTAATTGAAGAATTAACTGGAATTTTATCTGATGATTCAAAAATATATGGTATAATTAAAGAGGAGGCACTTAAATTAAAAGATGATTTTGGAGACGAACGTAGAACTGAAATCAGAAATGCAAGAGCCGAAATTAGCATAGAAGACTTGATTAAGGACGAGGAAGTTGTTGTAACGCTTACAGAAAAAGGTTATGTAAAACGTGTGGCAATTGACACTTACCGTTCTCAAAAACGTGGTGGAATCGGAGTAAATGCTACAAATACAATAGAAGACGATGTCGTAAAAGACATGTACATAGCAAAAACTCTTGATACATTGCTTATTTTCACAACAAAAGGAAAAGTATTCAGCATAAAAGTGTACGAAATCCCTGAAACTGGAAAACAGGCACGTGGAAAACTGATTGGAAATATTATAAATCTGGATGATGATGAAAAAGTCAGCACAATAATAAAAGTTCGTGAATTTGAAAAGGATAAAAATTTATTCTTTGTAACACGAAATGGAGTTGTTAAAAAATCTGAACTGACTTTGTTTGACAATATCAAAAAAGCTGGAAAACGTGCAATCAAGTTAAATGATGATGATGAAGTGATGTATATCGGACTTACGAGCGGAACTGGCGAAGATGAAGTATTTGCCGCTACAAGAAACGGTATTGCCATAAGATTTTCTGAAAAAGACGTAAGAAGCATGGGAACTGGAGCTACCGGAGTAAGAGGAATAACTCTTCGGGATAAGGATAGAATTGTAGGAGCGGCAGTTGTCAATTCTGAAATGAATAATGATGAAATGAGAATCCTTACAATTACTGAAGAAGGGTATGGAAAACGAACTAAGTTATCAGAATACAGACTGACATCTCGAGGTGGAAAAGGGATTATCAATGCAAAACTTAATGATAAAACTGGAAAAATCGTGGATGTAAAAATTGTCAAGGAAAATGATGAGATTATGCTTATCACATCAGAAGGTACATTAATCAGAACGAGTGTTAATAACGTATCTGTAATAGGACGTTCAGCGTCTGGTGTGCGAATAATGAAAGTTAGAAATAATGAAAAAATTGCTTCAGTGGTAAAAATTACAGAAGAGCCTGAATTGAGCGGAGATGAACAATAA